A region of Salvelinus alpinus chromosome 6, SLU_Salpinus.1, whole genome shotgun sequence DNA encodes the following proteins:
- the tyrp1b gene encoding tyrosinase-related protein 1b, translating to MHYHSMCWLGLLVVLALTPWTLAQFPRECVTSVGLRSGQCCPSPAGALGDECGSATGRGQCVSVAADSHRHGPQYPHDGRDDRERWPLRFFNRTCRCNGNFAGYNCGWCRHGLTGPNCDQRISVVRRNVMQMSSAEKQVFVNSLDQAKRTVHPDLVICTRRYQEVYGPDGNTPQFDNISIYNYFVWTHYYSVSKTYMGAGQASFGGVDFSHEGPGFVTWHRFHLLQLERDMQDMLGDATFALPYWNFAIGGSECDVCTDDLLGARSAFDMNSLSPNSVFSQWRVICESVEDYDTLGTICNNSETSPIRRNPAGNVARPMVQRLPEPQDVVDCLDLKTFDTPPYYSTSSESFRNTVEGYSAPQGGYDPVVRSLHNLAHLFLNGTGGQTHLSPNDPIFVLLHTFTDAIFDEWLSRHAPGEAAYPEENAPIGHNRQFNMVPFWPPVTNAEMFVTAPENLGYAYEVTWPTRPYTLSEIITIAIVAAVLVAAVVSGVIACAMRARAFRSAEGLEPLLGEAFRRYSEDDRRTDKSQSVV from the exons ATGCACTATCACAG TATGTGTTGGCTGGGTCTCCTGGTGGTGCTGGCCCTGACCCCATGGACCCTGGCACAGTTTCCCAGAGAATGTGTCACCTCAGTGGGGCTACGCAGCGGCCAGTGCTGCCCCTCTCCCGCTGGAGCCCTGGGTGACGAGTGTGGTTCTGCCACAGGGAGGGGTCAGTGTGTGTCCGTAGCTGCCGACAGCCACCGCCACGGCCCCCAGTACCCACATGATGGCCGGGACGACCGGGAGCGCTGGCCGTTAAGGTTCTTTAACCGGACGTGCCGGTGTAACGGGAACTTTGCGGGGTATAACTGTGGCTGGTGCAGACATGGACTCACCGGACCTAACTGTGATCAGAGGATATCTgtgg tcagGAGGAATGTGATGCAGATGAGTTCAGCAGAGAAGCAGGTGTTTGTGAACTCTCTGGACCAGGCCAAGAGGACCGTCCACCCTGACCTGGTCATCTGCACACGACG ttacCAGGAAGTGTATGGTCCGGACGGTAACACCCCTCAGTTTGACAACATCTCCATCTATAACTACTTTGTGTGGACACACTACTACTCTGTCAGCAAGACCTACATGGGGGCGGGGCAGGCTAGCTTTGGGGGCGTGGACTTTTCTCACGAAGGCCCGGGATTCGTCACCTGGCACAGGTTCCACCTGCTGCAGCTGGAGAGAGATATGCAG gaCATGCTGGGTGATGCCACCTTTGCCCTCCCCTACTGGAACTTTGCCATCGGCGGCAGTGAGTGTGACGTGTGTACTGACGACCTCCtaggagccaggtctgccttcgatATGAACAGCCTCAGCCCCAACTCTGTCTTCTCCCAGTGGAGGGTGATCTGTGAGAGTGTGGAGGACTACGACACTCTGGGAACCATCTGTAACA ATTCAGAGACCAGTCCCATCAGGAGGAACCCAGCAGGTAACGTGGCGCGGCCCATGGTGCAGAGGCTGCCTGAACCCCAGGATGTAGTGGACTGTCTGGACCTGAAAACCTTCGATACCCCGCCGTACTACTCCACCTCTTCAGAGAGCTTCAGGAACACCGTAGAGG gctaCAGTGCCCCTCAGGGTGGTTATGACCCAGTGGTGCGCAGCCTCCATAACCTGGCTCACCTGTTCCTCAACGGGACGGGAGGGCAGACACACCTGTCCCCTAACGACCCCATCTTTGTCCTGCTCCACACCTTCACTGACGCCATCTTTGATGAGTGGCTGAGCCGACACGCCCCAG GTGAGGCAGCGTACCCGGAGGAGAATGCTCCTATTGGTCACAACAGACAGTTCAACATGGTTCCCTTCTGGCCCCCCGTCACCAACGCTGAGATGTTCGTCACAGCCCCCGAGAACCTGGGATACGCCTACGAGGTCACATGGCCCA CTCGCCCCTACACGCTGTCTGAGATCATCACTATAGCGATCGTTGCCGCGGTGCTGGTGGCTGCGGTGGTGTCGGGGGTCATCGCCTGTGCCATGCGTGCTCGCGCTTTCCGCTCGGCTGAGGGACTGGAGCCGTTGCTAGGGGAGGCCTTCCGTCGCTACTCGGAGGACGACAGACGGACGGACAAGAGCCAGTCTGTAGTGTAG